The Sphaerospermopsis torques-reginae ITEP-024 genome has a window encoding:
- a CDS encoding MvdD family ATP-grasp ribosomal peptide maturase, which produces MTILIVTYSNDNESIPLVIKAIEDQGETAFRFDTDRYPTEVKLDIYQGDTERVMITDGEKQLDVSEVSAVWYRRMRYGAKIPNAMDKQYREASINESRATVRAMIASLPGFHFDLMFNVERTHHKQLQLQIARKIGLLTPRTLTTNNPEAVKQFASECHKQGIVTKMLSSFAIFGEQGEQYFVFTSPVKDEDLQNLEGLRFCPMTFQENVPKALELRITIVGQRVFTAAVNSQSFQGATYDWRKQGRTLKDAWQAYDLPPDVEKKLLQLMAEFGLNYGAIDMIVTPDGDYVFLEINPVGEFFWLEIFAPHFPISQAIAEILLTGKNQSNR; this is translated from the coding sequence ATGACAATTTTAATAGTCACATATAGCAACGACAATGAAAGTATTCCTTTAGTGATCAAAGCAATTGAAGATCAAGGAGAAACAGCATTTCGGTTTGACACTGACAGATATCCTACAGAAGTCAAATTAGATATTTACCAAGGTGATACAGAACGGGTAATGATCACTGATGGGGAAAAGCAACTGGATGTGAGTGAAGTTTCTGCGGTTTGGTATCGCAGGATGCGCTATGGGGCAAAAATCCCTAACGCGATGGACAAGCAATATAGAGAAGCATCAATTAACGAATCTCGCGCTACTGTTCGAGCTATGATTGCTAGTCTTCCTGGCTTTCATTTTGATTTGATGTTCAATGTAGAAAGAACTCATCATAAACAACTACAGCTACAAATAGCACGAAAAATAGGACTGCTTACCCCACGCACTCTGACTACTAATAATCCAGAAGCAGTTAAACAATTTGCCTCGGAATGTCATAAACAAGGTATAGTAACAAAAATGCTTTCTTCCTTTGCTATTTTTGGCGAACAGGGAGAGCAGTATTTTGTGTTTACAAGTCCAGTTAAAGATGAGGATTTGCAGAATCTAGAAGGACTGCGTTTTTGTCCGATGACGTTTCAAGAAAACGTACCCAAGGCGCTAGAGTTGCGAATAACTATTGTAGGACAGCGCGTATTTACAGCAGCAGTAAATTCTCAGAGTTTTCAAGGAGCTACTTATGATTGGCGTAAACAAGGAAGAACATTAAAAGACGCTTGGCAAGCTTATGATTTACCGCCAGATGTTGAGAAAAAACTACTGCAATTGATGGCTGAATTTGGTTTAAACTATGGAGCAATTGATATGATTGTTACACCTGATGGAGATTATGTTTTTCTGGAAATTAATCCAGTTGGGGAATTTTTCTGGTTAGAAATATTTGCACCACATTTCCCCATTTCTCAGGCGATCGCAGAAATTCTTCTAACTGGTAAAAATCAAAGTAATAGATAA
- a CDS encoding ABC transporter ATP-binding protein/permease, whose product MQTRSVTDQTPFNPFATAIQLWRDLKLVAGPYWYPTEVGTRAFSEVIYSWGMFILLLILITSVVGINSLSSFWNRYVFDIVIEEKNLEKYLGTLWISVIFIVVTVLLVAFSKYIRKKIAMDWYKWLNNHILTKYLSNQAYYKINFKSKITNPDQRIAQEIEPITINALRFSTTFIEKFMDMIAAVIILWTISSQVAIYLIVYTIVGNILAIFLSQELAKINREELAFKADFNYCLTHVRNHAESIAFFQGETEELNIIKRRFENVLKNSERRLNWERGQDIFNSAYQSAISLFSMFTLTPLFIQDQINYGEISQATFCSFMFSNALGVLIAEFGNSGRFSSYVQRLAEFSDALASVSKKPENLGTFGTIKVLEEPRLGFEDFTLKTPNYEQVIVEDLSLSVPPGEGLLIVGASGRGKSSLLRAIAGLWNAGSGRLVRPALKEMLFLPQRPYIILGTLRQQLLYPHSDREMSDHQLEEILHQVNLQNLLTRVKSFDTEVAWENILSLGEQQRLAFARLLISLPSFTILDEATSALDLKNEENLYSQLQATNTTFISVGHRESLFAYHQWVLELTENNHWQLLSIADYKRQKSISLTTSSR is encoded by the coding sequence ATGCAAACTCGTAGCGTTACTGATCAAACACCATTTAATCCTTTTGCCACTGCTATACAACTTTGGCGGGATTTGAAATTAGTTGCTGGTCCTTATTGGTATCCAACAGAGGTAGGAACAAGAGCATTTTCCGAAGTGATTTATTCATGGGGAATGTTTATTCTGTTGCTGATATTAATCACTTCCGTTGTGGGTATCAATAGTCTTAGTAGTTTCTGGAATCGTTACGTTTTTGATATCGTCATTGAAGAGAAAAACCTAGAAAAGTATCTAGGTACATTATGGATATCTGTTATATTTATCGTTGTCACTGTACTTTTAGTAGCATTTTCTAAATATATTAGAAAGAAAATAGCTATGGATTGGTACAAGTGGTTGAATAATCATATTTTAACTAAATATTTGAGCAATCAAGCCTATTATAAAATCAATTTTAAGTCTAAAATTACTAATCCAGATCAACGCATAGCCCAAGAAATTGAACCTATTACCATCAATGCGTTGAGATTTTCCACTACTTTTATAGAAAAATTCATGGATATGATTGCTGCTGTAATCATTCTTTGGACTATTTCTTCACAAGTGGCAATTTATCTCATCGTTTATACAATTGTCGGTAATATATTGGCGATTTTTTTAAGTCAAGAATTAGCGAAAATTAATCGAGAAGAACTAGCATTTAAAGCCGATTTTAATTATTGTCTAACTCATGTGAGAAATCATGCAGAATCAATTGCTTTTTTCCAAGGAGAAACCGAAGAATTAAATATTATTAAACGTAGATTTGAGAATGTGCTGAAAAATTCAGAACGGAGGCTAAATTGGGAAAGAGGGCAAGATATTTTTAACAGTGCTTATCAGTCAGCAATTAGTTTATTTTCTATGTTTACTCTGACACCTTTATTTATTCAAGATCAGATTAATTATGGAGAAATTAGCCAAGCTACATTTTGTAGTTTTATGTTTTCCAATGCTTTAGGTGTATTAATAGCTGAATTTGGTAACTCAGGCAGATTTTCTAGTTATGTCCAAAGGTTAGCGGAATTTTCAGATGCGTTAGCATCGGTAAGCAAAAAACCTGAGAACTTGGGTACTTTTGGTACTATTAAAGTCCTAGAAGAACCCCGTCTAGGGTTTGAGGATTTTACTTTAAAAACACCCAATTATGAACAAGTGATAGTTGAAGATTTATCATTATCTGTTCCCCCAGGAGAAGGGTTATTAATAGTTGGTGCTAGTGGTAGGGGTAAAAGTTCTTTGTTGAGAGCGATCGCAGGTTTATGGAATGCAGGAAGTGGTAGGTTAGTTAGACCTGCATTAAAGGAAATGTTATTTCTTCCCCAACGTCCTTATATAATTTTAGGAACTCTACGTCAACAACTACTTTATCCGCATTCAGATCGGGAAATGAGCGATCACCAACTAGAAGAAATTCTGCATCAAGTGAATTTACAAAACCTGCTCACCCGCGTCAAGAGTTTTGATACAGAAGTGGCTTGGGAGAATATTTTATCATTAGGAGAACAGCAACGTTTAGCTTTTGCTAGATTATTAATTTCTTTGCCTAGCTTTACTATTTTAGATGAAGCGACCAGTGCTTTAGATTTAAAAAACGAAGAAAATTTATATTCTCAATTACAAGCTACAAACACAACTTTTATTAGTGTGGGACATCGAGAAAGTTTATTTGCTTATCATCAATGGGTACTAGAACTTACAGAAAATAATCATTGGCAACTCTTATCAATTGCAGATTATAAGCGCCAAAAATCAATTTCTCTAACTACTTCATCAAGATAA
- a CDS encoding GUN4 domain-containing protein produces the protein MLTQKPKQFINYKSIKIYERTYQLPVLKNPAVKTLQKKIRERQKLIKEGVRYHYIAGIIKRKTAITQGEILAEIQLFIIDYNQIIDFLENYQESYQGFLLTLMDNLKKLFQAKYLEIRNLEDARSKLELKNQQNPRILNELRWEKKENFKAVIILSNAYLLTLEKIKLISEGISKLAEDTKNQRQIVQQIVKDLAVYQEIYEYQQKAYKIRQEIAKLAHNAINFEDSIQDYFSPFQSLIDEVMKVDEYFYATVGDIKNLGENILNYQSNLFTTEDNEAFSQTFLDFMVKSYEKNSRLKDVLIQSQLLNWQSPNFDTSENGLFLGQGIDLISNYISQQISQQIQTLDKAEVNLVSTSSLVTTQKTELMEVANNQISSQPEFLINQNIDYTKLRDLLAENKWQEADIETAKLMLKVMQKNYWNEVYQEDIENFPCQDLHIIDRLWEQYSYGYFGFKIQQTIWSEMGGQIDYETEKKLGDRLGWRKDGKWLDYEDLTFQLSPMTPMGHLPAKWLHYEPNNLKLSSSSSTENQSMAAWRVKSWLIWQMHLFFSRVKIC, from the coding sequence ATGCTCACCCAAAAGCCAAAACAATTTATTAATTATAAAAGCATCAAAATTTATGAAAGAACCTATCAATTACCAGTTCTAAAAAATCCTGCTGTAAAAACACTACAAAAGAAAATTCGTGAACGTCAAAAATTAATTAAAGAAGGTGTTCGTTATCATTATATTGCTGGAATAATTAAACGTAAAACAGCAATTACTCAAGGGGAAATTTTAGCAGAAATTCAATTATTTATCATAGATTATAATCAGATTATTGATTTTCTGGAAAATTATCAGGAAAGTTATCAGGGTTTTTTGTTAACGTTGATGGATAATTTAAAGAAATTATTTCAAGCAAAATATTTAGAAATCAGAAATCTCGAAGATGCCAGAAGTAAATTAGAACTAAAAAATCAACAAAATCCGCGGATCTTAAATGAACTCAGATGGGAGAAAAAAGAAAATTTTAAAGCTGTTATCATCTTGAGTAATGCTTATTTATTAACTTTAGAGAAAATTAAATTAATTAGTGAAGGTATTAGTAAACTGGCAGAAGACACTAAGAATCAAAGACAAATTGTACAACAAATAGTTAAAGATTTAGCAGTATATCAAGAAATCTACGAGTATCAACAAAAAGCTTATAAAATTCGTCAAGAAATAGCTAAACTTGCCCATAATGCCATTAATTTTGAAGATTCTATTCAAGATTATTTTAGTCCTTTTCAATCTTTAATAGATGAAGTGATGAAAGTAGATGAATATTTTTATGCAACTGTGGGAGATATTAAAAATCTAGGGGAAAATATTTTAAATTATCAGTCCAATTTATTTACAACCGAAGACAATGAAGCCTTTTCTCAAACTTTTCTTGATTTTATGGTAAAAAGTTATGAGAAAAATTCTCGATTAAAAGATGTCTTAATTCAATCTCAATTATTAAATTGGCAAAGCCCAAATTTTGATACCAGTGAAAATGGCTTATTCTTGGGTCAAGGTATTGATTTAATCTCAAATTATATATCTCAACAAATATCTCAACAAATCCAAACTCTAGACAAAGCAGAAGTAAATCTTGTCTCTACATCATCTCTAGTTACGACTCAAAAGACAGAATTAATGGAAGTAGCTAATAATCAGATTAGTTCCCAACCAGAATTTTTGATAAATCAAAATATTGACTATACAAAATTGCGGGATCTGCTGGCAGAAAATAAATGGCAAGAAGCAGATATTGAAACTGCTAAATTAATGCTTAAAGTTATGCAAAAAAATTACTGGAATGAAGTTTATCAAGAAGATATTGAGAACTTTCCTTGTCAAGACCTGCATATTATTGACCGACTTTGGGAACAATACAGTTATGGTTATTTTGGGTTTAAAATTCAACAAACAATCTGGAGTGAAATGGGTGGTCAAATAGACTATGAAACAGAAAAGAAATTAGGCGATCGCCTGGGTTGGCGCAAAGATGGAAAATGGTTAGATTATGAAGATTTAACTTTTCAATTATCTCCAATGACACCGATGGGACACCTACCAGCTAAATGGTTACACTATGAACCAAACAACCTCAAATTATCCTCATCATCATCTACAGAAAACCAGTCAATGGCAGCTTGGCGGGTAAAATCTTGGTTAATTTGGCAGATGCACTTATTCTTTTCTCGTGTCAAAATTTGTTAA
- a CDS encoding ureidoglycolate lyase, whose protein sequence is MTTSSTLKQLKAELITPENFQPYGQVICASKDGKSFDSEDAQLNLQNGIPRFYIMRLHNKGTKFHKITRHAQCTQCLGSLEGKDWFMAVCPPKNEINEPILEKLAAFRIPGNCFIKLEVGTWHAGPYFEHQFVDFYNLELSDTNVVDHFTHDFLKSHQLEFEIVSTMDN, encoded by the coding sequence ATGACTACATCTTCAACATTAAAACAATTAAAAGCAGAATTGATCACACCAGAAAACTTCCAACCCTATGGACAGGTAATATGTGCAAGTAAAGATGGTAAAAGTTTCGATTCCGAAGACGCACAATTAAACTTACAAAACGGTATTCCGCGTTTTTATATCATGCGTTTGCATAATAAAGGAACAAAGTTTCATAAAATTACCCGTCATGCCCAATGTACTCAATGTTTAGGTTCTTTAGAAGGAAAAGACTGGTTTATGGCAGTTTGTCCACCCAAGAATGAAATTAATGAACCTATATTAGAAAAACTCGCCGCTTTTCGGATTCCGGGAAATTGTTTTATTAAATTAGAAGTAGGAACTTGGCACGCTGGACCATATTTTGAGCATCAGTTTGTAGACTTTTATAATTTAGAATTAAGTGATACGAATGTAGTAGATCATTTCACCCATGATTTTCTCAAAAGTCATCAGTTAGAATTTGAAATTGTTTCAACAATGGACAATTAA
- a CDS encoding ABC transporter ATP-binding protein: protein MSIYPNKKKSPEKSRQNQNDWRLFLRLLPYGRRSVGLLAVSMFLLIPLGIANSVQPLLIGQAISLIRQEPSVYEFIKNRSLYEGLTIIQGLFLITIIIKLLLTGYQGYLVQKLGQKITAEIRKDLFHHVTSLAVKYFDRTPVGKLITRITSDVESLGDVFATGAVGIFADLFSMLLIIGFMFSIQWQLAILLLLILLPISWLIIYFQKQYRQANYKTREELSKLNSQLQENIVGVNVVQLFRREKFNAELFRETNKKYVAEVDTSIWYDSSVSATLEWVSLIAIAGVLWVGSLLILRDNLSFGILSAFVLYGQKLFFPLQNFAEKFTTIQSGFTAIERVVNLLDEPIEIKDKSNPRFSILDNQFGYIDEIIRDLELQNFTKSPELGEIRFENVWFAYKDDDYVIKNLDFIIHPGEKIALVGPTGAGKSSIIRLLCRLYEPTKGRILIDGIDIREIPQAELRRYMAVILQEAFLFAGDVKSNITLGDSYTFEEIEQAAQKTNVADFIHQLPQGYDTQLRERGTNISSGEKQLLAFARAAIRNPQILVLDEATANLDVGTEALIQQALNQLLIKRTAIIIAHRLSTIRNVDRIFVLKRGELIEQGNHEQLIAQGGLYSTLHNLQMLGT, encoded by the coding sequence ATGAGCATCTATCCAAATAAAAAGAAATCTCCAGAAAAATCCCGCCAAAATCAAAATGACTGGCGGTTATTTTTGCGTTTATTACCTTATGGTCGCCGTAGCGTGGGTTTATTAGCAGTATCAATGTTTTTGCTCATACCTCTTGGTATTGCTAACTCTGTTCAACCGTTATTAATTGGACAAGCAATATCTTTAATTCGTCAAGAACCCAGTGTTTATGAATTTATCAAAAATCGTTCTTTATATGAAGGTTTAACTATCATTCAAGGATTATTCTTGATTACAATTATTATCAAGTTATTGCTTACAGGATATCAGGGTTATTTAGTACAGAAATTAGGACAGAAAATAACAGCAGAAATTCGTAAAGACTTATTTCATCATGTGACATCATTAGCAGTTAAATATTTTGATCGCACACCTGTAGGTAAACTAATTACTAGAATAACCAGCGATGTTGAAAGTTTAGGAGATGTCTTTGCTACTGGTGCTGTCGGCATTTTTGCTGATTTATTTTCTATGTTGCTAATTATTGGTTTTATGTTTTCTATCCAATGGCAACTAGCGATTCTATTACTACTAATATTGTTACCAATTTCCTGGTTAATTATTTACTTTCAAAAACAATATCGTCAAGCCAACTATAAAACTAGAGAAGAACTATCAAAACTCAATTCCCAACTGCAAGAAAATATTGTTGGTGTAAATGTAGTACAGTTATTTCGCAGAGAAAAATTTAACGCAGAATTATTTAGAGAGACTAATAAAAAATATGTCGCAGAAGTTGATACTAGCATTTGGTATGATTCTTCTGTTTCCGCTACTTTAGAATGGGTTAGTTTAATTGCTATTGCTGGTGTATTGTGGGTAGGTAGTTTATTAATTTTACGGGATAATCTAAGCTTTGGTATTTTATCTGCATTTGTTTTATATGGGCAAAAATTATTTTTTCCTCTGCAAAACTTTGCTGAGAAATTTACAACTATTCAATCTGGTTTTACTGCTATTGAAAGAGTTGTTAATTTGTTAGATGAACCCATAGAAATCAAAGATAAAAGCAATCCCCGATTCTCAATTTTAGATAATCAATTTGGTTATATAGATGAGATAATTAGAGATTTAGAATTACAGAATTTTACCAAATCACCTGAACTGGGAGAAATTAGATTTGAAAATGTTTGGTTTGCTTATAAAGATGATGATTATGTCATTAAAAATTTAGATTTTATCATTCATCCAGGGGAAAAAATCGCTTTAGTCGGACCCACAGGGGCGGGTAAAAGTTCAATTATCCGGCTGTTATGTCGGCTTTATGAACCCACAAAAGGACGTATTTTGATTGATGGTATTGATATTCGGGAAATACCACAAGCAGAACTGCGGCGTTATATGGCGGTAATTTTGCAAGAGGCTTTTTTGTTTGCTGGTGATGTAAAAAGTAATATTACTTTAGGGGATAGTTACACCTTTGAAGAAATTGAACAAGCAGCACAAAAAACGAATGTTGCTGATTTTATTCACCAATTACCTCAAGGATATGATACCCAATTAAGAGAAAGAGGAACAAATATTTCTAGTGGAGAAAAACAGCTTTTAGCCTTTGCGCGGGCTGCTATTCGTAACCCGCAAATTTTGGTATTAGATGAAGCTACAGCTAATTTAGATGTGGGAACAGAAGCGTTAATTCAACAAGCATTAAATCAACTTTTAATCAAACGCACGGCAATTATTATTGCTCACCGTTTGTCAACTATTAGGAATGTAGACCGAATTTTTGTATTGAAGCGGGGAGAATTAATTGAACAAGGAAATCATGAACAATTAATAGCCCAAGGTGGACTTTATTCAACTTTGCATAATTTACAAATGTTGGGAACATAG
- the gor gene encoding glutathione-disulfide reductase — protein MTYEFDLFVIGAGSGGIATARRAAEYGAKVGIAEFDRLGGTCVNRGCVPKKLMVYASHFPELFTDAVGYGWSAVKSSLDWEKMITAVNNEVDRLNGIYQRMLDNSQVEILQGYGKLVDNHTIVVGERTVTADKILIAVGGKPTKPDIPGIENAITSDEIFHLKTQPKRMVILGGGYIGSEFACIMNGLGTEVTQITRADMILRGFDDDLRSEIQQGMINHGVKILNHTQIIGFEKDAEGIKVKVRKDGESEDTVVVDAVSLAALGRKPNTQNLGLENTKIQLKNGAIVVDKYSRTDEENIYAVGDCTDNINLTPVAINEGRAFADTVFRGKSRTMSYENVPTAIFTTPEAATVGLTEAEAREKYGDTVKIYRSRFRPMYYTLAGKEEKTMMKLVVDQNTDKVLGAHMVGTNAAEIIQGVAIAIKMGATKANFDATVGIHPSSAEEFVTMR, from the coding sequence ATGACCTACGAATTTGACTTATTTGTAATTGGTGCTGGTTCTGGTGGTATTGCGACTGCAAGAAGGGCTGCGGAATATGGTGCGAAAGTAGGAATTGCCGAGTTTGATAGACTGGGTGGAACTTGTGTAAACCGTGGTTGTGTGCCTAAAAAACTCATGGTTTATGCTTCTCATTTTCCCGAATTATTTACTGATGCTGTAGGCTATGGTTGGAGTGCTGTTAAAAGTTCTCTAGATTGGGAAAAGATGATTACCGCAGTTAATAATGAGGTAGATCGTCTGAATGGAATTTATCAAAGAATGCTGGATAATTCCCAAGTTGAGATTTTACAAGGATATGGAAAATTAGTTGATAATCATACAATTGTAGTAGGTGAAAGAACAGTTACAGCAGATAAAATATTAATTGCTGTGGGTGGAAAGCCAACAAAACCGGATATTCCTGGAATTGAAAATGCTATTACATCTGATGAGATTTTTCACCTGAAAACACAACCAAAAAGAATGGTAATTTTAGGTGGTGGTTATATTGGTTCAGAATTTGCTTGTATCATGAATGGACTGGGAACAGAAGTTACTCAGATCACTCGTGCGGATATGATTTTGCGTGGGTTTGATGATGATTTGCGAAGTGAAATTCAACAAGGAATGATCAACCACGGGGTAAAAATTCTCAATCATACTCAAATAATTGGCTTTGAAAAAGACGCAGAAGGAATCAAAGTCAAAGTTCGCAAAGATGGCGAGTCTGAGGATACTGTTGTTGTGGATGCGGTGAGTTTAGCAGCGTTAGGAAGAAAACCAAATACTCAAAACTTGGGTTTAGAAAATACTAAGATTCAACTGAAAAATGGGGCAATTGTAGTTGATAAATATAGCCGCACAGATGAAGAAAATATTTATGCGGTGGGAGATTGTACGGATAATATTAATTTAACACCTGTGGCAATTAATGAAGGTAGAGCTTTTGCTGATACGGTGTTTCGTGGTAAGTCTCGCACCATGAGTTATGAAAATGTGCCTACTGCTATTTTTACCACACCAGAAGCGGCTACAGTGGGTTTAACTGAAGCCGAAGCGCGAGAAAAATATGGTGATACAGTAAAAATTTATCGCTCTCGTTTCCGTCCCATGTACTATACTTTAGCGGGTAAAGAAGAAAAAACTATGATGAAATTAGTGGTTGATCAAAATACTGATAAGGTATTAGGGGCGCACATGGTAGGTACAAATGCGGCGGAAATTATTCAAGGAGTGGCGATCGCCATTAAAATGGGTGCAACCAAAGCTAACTTTGATGCTACAGTCGGTATTCATCCGAGTTCAGCAGAAGAGTTTGTTACCATGAGATAA
- a CDS encoding peroxiredoxin, whose amino-acid sequence MAVIETVPNVVFKTRVRDESIGGPNPFRWQDRTTEELFAGKRVVVFSLPGAFTPTCSTSHLPRYEALYNEFKALGVDEIICISVNDAFVMFQWGKQQGANNVFLLPDGNGEFTRKMGMLVDKANLGFGMRSWRYSMVVNDRKIEKMFVEPGYSDNCPTDPFEVSDADTMLNYLKSVK is encoded by the coding sequence ATGGCTGTAATCGAAACTGTTCCTAACGTTGTTTTTAAAACCCGTGTTCGTGATGAGTCCATTGGTGGACCCAACCCCTTCCGTTGGCAAGATCGCACCACTGAAGAACTGTTTGCTGGTAAGCGTGTAGTAGTATTCTCATTACCTGGTGCGTTTACTCCCACTTGTTCCACCTCCCACCTACCCCGCTACGAAGCACTCTATAACGAATTTAAAGCTTTGGGAGTTGATGAAATAATTTGTATATCTGTAAATGATGCCTTTGTGATGTTCCAATGGGGTAAACAACAAGGTGCGAACAATGTTTTCTTGTTACCCGATGGCAATGGCGAATTTACTCGTAAAATGGGAATGTTAGTAGATAAAGCTAACTTAGGTTTTGGAATGCGGTCTTGGCGCTACTCAATGGTAGTAAATGACCGTAAAATTGAAAAAATGTTTGTTGAGCCTGGTTACAGCGATAATTGTCCTACCGATCCTTTTGAAGTGTCAGATGCAGACACCATGTTAAATTACCTCAAAAGTGTGAAATAG
- a CDS encoding Fur family transcriptional regulator yields the protein MQEEANAIIQTLKSKGLRVTPQRFAVYANLLSRTDHPTVEQLLTDLNKDFPVSSQATIYSSLQALREVGLVREVLLQEGVSRYDANVQPHHHFCCQSCGAIEDIAWDTFQCIELKNLRPGLQGKTYEVTVQGVCDRCNDEVTGDR from the coding sequence ATGCAGGAAGAAGCAAACGCAATTATTCAAACCTTAAAATCCAAGGGTTTGCGGGTGACACCTCAGCGGTTTGCGGTCTATGCAAATTTGTTATCTCGCACAGATCACCCAACTGTTGAGCAGTTATTAACTGATTTAAATAAAGATTTTCCAGTTTCATCCCAGGCCACTATCTATAGTTCTCTGCAAGCACTCAGAGAAGTGGGACTTGTCAGGGAAGTTTTATTACAAGAGGGGGTATCTCGTTATGATGCTAATGTTCAACCCCATCATCACTTTTGCTGTCAGTCCTGCGGTGCTATTGAAGATATAGCTTGGGATACATTTCAATGTATCGAGCTAAAAAATCTCCGTCCTGGTTTGCAGGGAAAAACCTACGAGGTTACAGTTCAGGGAGTATGCGATCGCTGTAATGATGAGGTGACAGGTGACAGGTGA
- the hisG gene encoding ATP phosphoribosyltransferase yields MLTVALPKGELLKNSIRLLQSAGLDFSGFLDAGNRQLQIPDASGQAKGLLVRAQDVPVYVEYGQAQLGIVGYDVLREKKPQVGQLVDLQFGYCRMSVAVKASSSYKSPLDLPAHGRVASKYVNCAREYFQSLDLPVEIVPLYGSVELGPITGMSEAIVDIVSTGRTLRENGLVEIATLYESTARLIVHPLSYRLNMGDLHKVVEQLRVNN; encoded by the coding sequence ATGCTGACTGTCGCACTACCAAAAGGGGAATTACTTAAAAATAGCATCCGCTTGCTGCAATCTGCGGGATTGGACTTTAGTGGTTTTTTAGATGCTGGAAACCGCCAACTACAAATTCCTGATGCTAGTGGACAAGCTAAAGGGCTGTTAGTACGAGCGCAAGATGTACCTGTTTATGTGGAATATGGTCAGGCGCAATTGGGTATTGTGGGTTATGATGTGCTACGAGAGAAAAAACCGCAGGTTGGACAATTAGTTGATTTGCAATTTGGTTATTGTCGGATGTCTGTGGCGGTAAAAGCTTCTAGTTCTTACAAATCTCCTTTAGATTTACCTGCTCATGGTCGAGTTGCTTCTAAATATGTTAATTGTGCGCGGGAGTATTTTCAAAGTTTAGATTTGCCTGTAGAAATAGTTCCTTTATATGGTTCGGTGGAACTAGGACCGATTACGGGTATGTCTGAAGCTATTGTTGATATAGTTTCTACAGGACGAACTTTGCGGGAAAATGGTTTAGTGGAAATTGCGACTTTGTATGAAAGTACAGCGAGGTTAATTGTCCATCCTTTGAGCTATCGTTTGAATATGGGTGATTTACACAAAGTGGTGGAACAGCTAAGAGTTAATAATTGA
- the rppA gene encoding two-component system response regulator RppA produces the protein MRILLVDDEVELTDPLSRILTREGYTVDATYDGTSGRQLAQTKTYDLLILDWMLPGKTGLEICQELRTQGKTTAVLFLTAKDTLDDRVQGLDAGADDYLVKPFELRELLARVRALLRRSGFDAYSTTVGRLVVADLELDVENQIAYRQGRIIELSQKESQLLKYFMENSGQLLTHSQIMQHLWTDGEQPESNVIAALIRLLRRKIEIGEESALIHTVYGKGYRFGSTVIE, from the coding sequence ATGAGAATTTTATTAGTTGATGATGAAGTCGAACTCACAGATCCCTTGAGTCGCATCTTAACTCGTGAAGGTTATACAGTGGATGCTACTTATGATGGCACAAGTGGCAGACAACTGGCACAAACTAAAACCTATGACTTATTAATTTTAGATTGGATGTTGCCAGGAAAAACAGGCTTAGAAATTTGTCAAGAATTACGCACTCAAGGTAAAACTACCGCTGTACTATTTCTCACCGCTAAAGATACCTTAGATGATCGGGTGCAAGGTTTAGATGCAGGTGCAGATGATTATTTAGTTAAACCCTTTGAACTGCGGGAGTTACTAGCAAGAGTCCGTGCTTTGTTACGTCGTTCTGGTTTTGATGCTTACAGTACCACAGTCGGACGCTTAGTAGTAGCTGATTTAGAACTGGATGTAGAAAATCAGATAGCCTATCGTCAAGGGAGAATAATTGAGCTATCGCAAAAAGAAAGCCAGCTACTCAAATATTTTATGGAAAATTCAGGACAGTTACTGACACACAGCCAAATTATGCAACATCTGTGGACAGATGGCGAACAACCAGAAAGTAATGTCATTGCTGCCTTAATTCGCCTGTTACGTCGTAAGATTGAGATAGGTGAAGAATCTGCACTAATTCACACCGTTTACGGTAAAGGGTATCGTTTCGGATCTACGGTGATCGAATAA